The genomic stretch CTTCCGCACTAGATGTAGTGTTAATAATCATTTTTTGAACAACTACGTCTAAATTTATCTTAAACTCGGTCGCTCtctccccatatggaatttattgACTCATATTTATTGAATTGGTGTTATGTTATTAGAGTTACAGAGTTACCTTTCCTAAATATAACTTCTCGTAAAGGATAATttctgttttagagttacctttCCTAAATATAACCTCTCGTAAAGGATGATTTCTGTTCTTGTAATCGTCTTTCAATTGATTGAACCTACATCTTTCTGAAACTTGACTGTAGAAATCAGGACTACTTTTAACATCTAAATATTCTGCAAGCCTTTCAATTTCCTTCAGTGGATTCTGCAATACAAAATTCGAGAAAGGAGTAATGAATGAATCGACATTAATCTAAATGACAAAGACGCTGTTTCTCTTTCTCAAGTTTGTTACATctctttgtaaatttttttttgttcaaggtAGAAAAGAGAGAAATAGATCGAAAAAAGTAAAAAGGCAAAAGACTAACAACTGAATACGTTATTCCCATCTATAAACGGATATTCAGTTCCTGTCTCACTGAAGATAACCGACAGCAGGATAGTGTTCCACGTAAGGCCATACTGTTTCTTACTGGTGTAGACTCAAATTGTAACCAAGCCCCTTTATTTTAGAAAGATCAGAGAAGAACGCCATTTTAAGCGAGGGAAGtcggtataaaaaaaatcaaaactactTTAATCCAAATGTTCTTTGAATCAAGTCTATTGTTCAATCACTACCATCATATACAATATGCAACTATTATCATACAATATCATGACATCATTACTACATACTATAGAATATGCACAATATgatataaattgaaatgttataCTCCCAAGGAATTAATATCTCGAATTGATTAGAACAACGAAAATTTACGACAGTTAGAAGCGGTCGGTCATGCAACGATTTCCTATGTATCTTATCAGTCTTCTTAACcatgaaaatcatgcttttaatgttattaagtatttctttttttatgatttttatgaaaatcatatttgatcataagtagaaaaaaaacaatacttgcaatatggtgacctatatttgttaattctgtgtcatttggtcttttgcagagagttgtctcattggcaatcagaccttatGATGGCTTATCTTCTTTTTGTTGATTGCATTTAactaaacttttatttttaacttaaaacaaagcaaacagaatacaaatccaatgagtgtaaaggcctatcagatggtgcctcatgaTTAGAGTCTGATGAGACTAGCATTGATGGAAACTAGAACCTAATTCCTGTGATATGACTAGTTTCGCAGTTttacttgactcatatttttgaaaagtatttaaaaaaataatacatcaaattctgttaaaatattgtttaaattcgttttgctcctttaatcaactaaaaatggaaataggttatttttttggacaagtaaatttttgtatgtacttgtcctacaggacaagttgaagaaaaagttattgtagaggcctgattGAAACTAAATCCTGAACCGAGGGTAATTAGATAAGGCTATCTGATTTATATGACGTCGTTCAAGATATACCCAAGTCAGACGCTTTCAATATTGAAAACTGTACGTGATAGGTTAAAAGGGACACGCAACATATTGATAATTTATCTTACCATTTTGAGATCTTCATAGTTGACAACTAATACATCTAGTTTTGAATTATTCCTTATGACATTATCCCAGTCCATCATGTATTTGTGCCACGGGCCTGCATAAACCATGCCTACAATAAAAGAACGGTTTTTAAAAAATGTGGATTAAACATAGttttcagtggcagatccagaaattttcataagtgggggcccattgACTGACCTAATAGGGGGCCCGTTCCAGTCacgtttcagtgattccctatataagcaaccaaattttttcccaaaaaggggggggacAGGGCCCCTGCCCCCACCTAAATCCCTCTCtggttttatataattttttccaAACTTCATcttattttgtgcatttttcctttgatttttttagtgataattatagattatcgttgatcatctcaacgacaTTAGTtatctcgcttgagccggtaggTAAggtgtcaatttcatgtcaattttattagcaATGTCGTCACATGGTTTCTACGGATACTTtttcatctcaagcgagtagcatggtatgaaaaattatcacaaaaaaagatcaaacgaaaaatgcacaaaatagcgataatttttcatatcatgctactcgcttgagatggaaaattatcgcttaaaactaaggaggcacgtggcgttgcaaatgaaattgacatgaaattcacaacgtcgtcataggttaaatagcgataaacagattatcattggtcatctcaactcaatcGAGTTCCTTTCGCCGTACCggttcaagcgagaaaatcaatctcgttgacaTGATCAACGATAATTATCTATAACTACAGAtgctaagtctgcctcatatcttgacttacatctagaaattgacaatgagggtcggttgaaaacaaaactttacaacaaaagagatgattttagcgtcccaattgtaaactttccatttctatgtagcaacattccagcagcgcctgcatacggagtatatatctcccaattgatacgatattccctggcttgtatttcctatcattatttcctTGATAAAGGTAGATAAGatagagttccaaatggtgaagttgaaatcatcccttcgtaaattttacggatgccattacgagttggttgaccgttatgaaataaccgtttcacagatgatatcgaatgttccttatgtcgtaactacaatatcctttcccttttcacgaatatgacctaccgaattagactatttatcggatttgtagTAACATAAGCAACGCGACGGaggccacatgtggagcaagatctgcttacccttccggagcacctgagattacacCCAGTTTTTTttatggggtttgtgttgcttagtctttagttttctatgttgtgtcttctgtactattatttgtctgtttgtctttttatttttagccatggcgttgtcattttgttATCTATCtgtgagtttgactctccctctggtgtctttcgttcctcttttatagctagctaaacattttacttgtatgacattcgcattAATAATTTATAACGTTTTTTCTTAAGATATGTGTTGATATTGTAATTGAGCATTCCATAGACATGTATGACACTATTTAAGATTGCAGAATGTGTATGCTATCATATATCACAGATGGAAGATATTCAAATAAATTCTAACAGATTTTTAAATACCTTTTTCCGacataaatagctgcagaaaatCGTTCCATGAACCTTCGTAGTTTATTGTATGCTTGCAGAAATGGTATAAGGATACAGCAACATCTTTTGGGTTGCGATTCACAAATACAACTTTGTTCTTTTGGGTCAATATATCACGTGGTAAGGAACTTAATAGCAAATGGCTGTTTAATATACGCGGGGATGGCAGTTTATCTACCATTTCCGGTGTTTGAAGTGGCAGCATGGCACTGACTTTACCATACTCTTTGTTGTAGTCTAGTCTTTTGTTAAGTAACATATATAGGATTTCAGTCAACCAATGGGTTCCTACAACGATGTAAAAAATGTgctcaaaatttatttattttcttataatactttttttaacacGAAAAGTCGAATATTGTATTGTTCATAgcgaaaagaaaaaaacaagtattactagtatattgatgaacaaaagaaaataaattgctGTTCCgttgaaatatatcaaattgataacCAATCATACCCTTTTATGGCATTTACACAAATGTAATCTCTTCACGTGGAAAAACCGAAACAAAGGTACACTTGTCAATTTAATTATGTATACAGGATAAAGATGATATTTTTTGGCTGTTGCTTTTTTTAGGACTATTATACTGTTTATGGTTTGTTTATCAATGAAGATTAACGCAGCTTACTTTAATATAACTGCTATATAAAAGGATAGTCAAAACGAATCTTTAAATTGAGAATTTGCATGTACCAACGGCTAATTGACAATTTGCGCATTAAGACTTTTGACCTCGTTGGCTTTCAATAGCAAAACAGCTGTCAATAATGAGAACAATTAATATTTTCAGATGTTTCATTAAAGCAATGTTCAAGATAACAACTCTTTTATTCCTTGAAATACTTGATAATAACTAAATATCACAAGACTATCATACTAGGTGTAAGGTGCTTGTGAATCATTAAAATAAATCTCAAAAGGTATGTATTTTCACAATCGTATTTGTTATGAACACTTGAACAAAAATGATATATGTTTGGCATTTGAGATATTAAAGAGCAATACAGTGACTTAAGTACTAATAAGTCTTAAAAAACCAAGAAGAACACATACGCTTCTATGTCTTACATTCACCTGTTTTTTGGTAGATAAGTTTGGAATAATCTTCGTTATGTGTAAGACGCAGTAATTTGGAAGGACTAATAATCGAAGTGGAAGAATCGGCAAGAAAAATATGTAAttgcaatctttttattttcaaaatatcttggAATTCCAAATGTGAATAACCAGAGGTTTAAAATAATCTGCAAAATATGAAGGATTCGATAGTCCAGACTGaacacctgattttttttaatgtccagctATTATGTTACAATCTAAAGAATTGACGTTTTAACGCTATATTCTGAAAAGGGTCCACGACATAGTCGCTAATTATTTCCATTTCACTGCtcttagtatatatttatttatatttccagaatgtgcatttgctgcacttttttgttcgaaagaaaaaagaaatatgttgaacgtaaatatttaaagttatgtgataaacTAGGTGTCCAGTGTTTTTGTGACGCGCTTGTTTTCTGGGGGGAAATGGCGACGTCGTAAATGGTTTTAGTAAtttgaagacgttacgtttgtggactcagctttgtgcacgccgtcaCACGCTTCTAAGTCTTACATTCACCTGTTTTTGGATAAGCCGTAAGGAAAGCAGAACACATACGCTTCTAAGTCTTACATTCACCTGTTTTGGATAAGCCGTTAGGAAAGAAGAACACATACGCTTCTAAGTCTTACATTCACCTGTTTTGGATAAGCCGTTAGGAAAGAAGAACACTGTATCGCTTCTAAGTCTTACATTCACCTGTTTTTGGATAAGCCGTTAGGAAGACATCATCATGTCTGGTCTTCATTTTAATAATGCTAGGGATATTATCCCGAGGGTCTGGATATCGTCGCTTTTCAATGGAAGATCTCGGGAAATAATACCCGTAACAAGGGAACAGTTCAATGATGTTCCCACTTGGGTCTTTAATAGTCATAATATCGTTACTGGCTAACTCAActgtaataaaaacaatacaaagaCAGACTTTTAATCTATCATTGCTATTATACAAAAATGTTGTTGCCCGATTATGTCACTCTGTTACTTTCAATTTACAATAAGTTTGGAACCATTTACTAATATCCAAGCAAGCTGTATATTGTGCTGTAATATTCAAATAACTTAAGCCCTTTTTAACCgatttttatagttagttcttatgttgtactgtcccTGGTTAGGTAGAGAATTGGACTCCcactaatatgtttaaccccgctacattctgtatgtgcctgtcccaagtcatgagtcTGTATTTAAGTGATTGTCGTTTGAtgctgtgtttcatatttgttttttcgttcattattttgtacataaattaggccgtaaattttctcgttttaattgttttacgtttgtcatttcggggccttgtatagctagctgactgtgcggtataaGCTTTGTATATTGATGAAGGTCATATAATGACCTATAGGTGTTAGTTTCTCTGTCATctgatctcttgtgaagagttgtttcattggcaattacaccccatcttctttttatattaactatttattTTGAATCCCACTACATTCTATGAATACCAGGAAGACGAATTTATATAAGTTCTTCTATGTTTCCGAATCCCTGTATTTTTAAGGTATATAATTGTTATTTGtgcacttttgaaaaataaaatattgttcaaaCTAACCTTGCTAATACCAGATACTAGTTGTCTATTCGCCACTTTGATACATATTATATTGACTACTTGATTACTTCTCGTTGCCTGAATACTTTCTTTTACGATAATAATGGAGTGTATTGTTTTACTgccgatttcattgagtatgTAGATAACGGTAGAACCCTTGGTTTGCTTGCTTGTTACCTGAACCGTGAAGTTATTATTAGGTGaagtatactaccctcctttcgaagtaatCTAGTCTTACAGACAGATATATtagttatctgtcggactagtctactctcaaaggaggatagtttacctaacctaataatgacttcacggttcagctaataAGCCAGCTAACCAAGGATTTTACATTTGTCTACACattcaatgaaatcggctgtaaaagAAGTTTCACCTTCTACCAGTTTATGAAATAAAGTCCACCAAAGTGCATAACACTGCCCTAACATGGCGAATGTTTGAGTTATTCAAATGTATGAAGCAttaagtttctttaaaaacaCTTTTGACTCGTGTAATTTCTAGCATTGCTAACGGCGACCACACAGGCCAGGCAatcgtctcagaatttttttctatatacctttataaaacacaaggtacttaacttgtGATATAGAAAAATGTCAACCGGTGGCGAAATTCCGTTATATGCTGTCAATACAACTAAAACTTGTTATGTCGTAAAGACGAGTGCCTGTGGGCGACCAATACtatatttaaacttttttccAATTATTTGCAATACTAGTAAGTGTCCACTCTTGAAATGAAAGAGGGATAATGGGGGTTTTCATTCCGAAATCCCGAGAAAAAAATGCTAAATCCTGAATTCTAGGGAAAATAACATTGAACGTTTCCGCAGTTTACAAACCATAGGTCGTAGGTTTAACATATAATAAGTCTGAAGCTTTCACTGCAATTTATACGAATTTTCTGTTAATCTTACTCTCAGTTATTTTTAGTTCTTCCCAACTTGTCAGTGTTATAGCGTCTCGACTGCGGGACTATCGTTTGTCAAGGGATGCATTGCTGAACATTATCATATCGGCCAAATTC from Mytilus edulis chromosome 7, xbMytEdul2.2, whole genome shotgun sequence encodes the following:
- the LOC139482259 gene encoding sulfotransferase 1A1-like; this encodes MAQYSQWPKVELASNDIMTIKDPSGNIIELFPCYGYYFPRSSIEKRRYPDPRDNIPSIIKMKTRHDDVFLTAYPKTGTHWLTEILYMLLNKRLDYNKEYGKVSAMLPLQTPEMVDKLPSPRILNSHLLLSSLPRDILTQKNKVVFVNRNPKDVAVSLYHFCKHTINYEGSWNDFLQLFMSEKGMVYAGPWHKYMMDWDNVIRNNSKLDVLVVNYEDLKMNPLKEIERLAEYLDVKSSPDFYSQVSERCRFNQLKDDYKNRNHPLREVIFRKGDVGDWKNWFTVAQNQEFDKHLTEKLTKSSWTFRYCVKE